Proteins from a single region of Microbacterium sp. zg-Y818:
- a CDS encoding FtsW/RodA/SpoVE family cell cycle protein, with the protein MTASPDVTADTTVVKALRKLRMPQTQRNRELWLLLFAFALNAAALALVQLGANGAIDPKFLIYCGGLTALVLALHIVLRLVAPAADPFVVPIATVLTGLGIAMIYRIDLHYDLHGWVATSTRQLAWTAIALVAAIAVVVALRNYRVLFRYTYVFGFVGILLMLLPIIPGLGADANADVWVNLGIFSFQPGELAKIALAIFFAGYLVRTRESLTSVGTRFLGMTWPRARELGPLLVIWLGSLGIIVLQRDLGTGLLIFGMFVAMLYVATGKTSWVLIGLILAAGGAFLASRALPYVGGRFENWLNAFDPELYEAGAGTYQLANGIFGLAQGGLLGTGLGQGRPWLTPLSQSDYIFPSLGEELGLIGVFAILCLYMIFTSRGIRIGLAGQDDFGKLLATGLSFTLALQVFIMVGGVTRIIPLTGLTTPFLAAGGSSLVANWIIVALLLRISDAVRSRPRVVIG; encoded by the coding sequence ATGACCGCCTCCCCCGACGTCACGGCCGACACCACCGTCGTCAAGGCGCTGCGGAAGCTCCGGATGCCGCAGACGCAGCGCAACCGGGAGCTGTGGCTGCTGCTCTTCGCCTTCGCCCTCAACGCCGCCGCGCTCGCCCTGGTGCAGCTGGGCGCGAACGGCGCGATCGATCCCAAATTCCTCATCTACTGCGGCGGGCTCACCGCTCTGGTGCTGGCGCTGCATATCGTGCTGCGCCTCGTGGCCCCCGCCGCCGATCCGTTCGTCGTCCCCATCGCGACGGTCCTCACGGGCCTGGGCATCGCGATGATCTACCGGATCGACCTGCACTACGACCTCCACGGCTGGGTTGCCACCTCGACCCGCCAGCTTGCATGGACCGCGATCGCGCTCGTCGCCGCGATCGCCGTGGTGGTGGCCCTGCGCAACTACCGGGTGCTCTTCCGCTACACCTACGTCTTCGGCTTCGTCGGCATCCTGCTCATGCTCCTGCCGATCATCCCCGGGCTCGGGGCGGACGCCAACGCCGATGTGTGGGTGAATCTCGGCATCTTCTCCTTCCAGCCGGGCGAACTCGCGAAGATCGCCCTGGCGATCTTCTTCGCCGGCTACCTCGTGCGCACGCGGGAGTCGCTGACCTCGGTCGGCACGCGGTTCCTCGGCATGACCTGGCCCCGCGCCCGCGAGCTCGGGCCGCTGCTGGTGATCTGGCTGGGCTCGCTCGGCATCATCGTGCTGCAGCGCGACCTCGGCACGGGGCTGCTCATCTTCGGCATGTTCGTCGCCATGCTCTACGTCGCCACGGGCAAGACCAGCTGGGTGCTCATCGGGCTGATCCTCGCCGCGGGCGGCGCGTTCCTCGCCTCGCGCGCGCTGCCGTACGTCGGCGGCCGGTTCGAGAACTGGCTGAACGCCTTCGACCCGGAGCTGTACGAAGCCGGCGCCGGGACCTACCAGCTGGCCAACGGCATCTTCGGGCTCGCGCAGGGCGGCCTGCTGGGCACCGGGCTCGGACAGGGACGCCCGTGGCTCACACCGCTGTCGCAGAGCGACTACATCTTCCCGAGCCTCGGTGAGGAGCTCGGGCTCATCGGCGTCTTCGCCATCCTGTGCCTGTACATGATCTTCACCAGTCGCGGCATCCGCATCGGACTGGCCGGGCAGGACGACTTCGGCAAGCTGCTGGCCACCGGCCTGTCGTTCACGCTGGCCCTGCAGGTGTTCATCATGGTCGGCGGCGTCACGCGCATCATCCCGCTCACCGGCCTGACGACTCCTTTCCTCGCTGCCGGCGGTTCGTCGCTCGTGGCGAACTGGATCATCGTGGCCCTGCTGCTGCGCATCTCGGACGCCGTGCGCAGCCGTCCCCGGGTGGTGATCGGATGA
- a CDS encoding PP2C family serine/threonine-protein phosphatase, whose amino-acid sequence MVFQGSSVAISHTGKVRSNNQDSGYAGSNLFAVADGMGGHAGGDVASSIAINRLSALDHSYDSPSDAERALRDAIADTATRLIETVKAQPELAGMGTTVSALIMVDDYAVLAHIGDSRVYLYREGTLTQITTDHTFVQRLVDSGRITPEEARYHPRRSVLMRVLGDTDADPELDTFIMPTQPGDRWLLCSDGLSGVVDDAQTAKALGQGLPPGRTADTLLRQALDGGAPDNVTIVLVDVGGQHPVFIGTPTVVGSASNPTGVEVPAARSTRSGWLHAVRQAPNDPTHFEPAAEFLEELIEEDRRRAKSRRVWWVISLVGVLLALALALVGAYSWTQTRFYVGADADTVVVYRGIQQTIGPISLSTPYADTGIDLDDLPAFVRDSVEETISASSLTDAQRIVAQLRETTEATP is encoded by the coding sequence ATGGTGTTCCAGGGTTCGAGCGTGGCGATATCGCACACCGGCAAGGTGCGCTCCAACAACCAGGACTCCGGCTACGCGGGATCGAACCTGTTCGCCGTCGCCGACGGTATGGGCGGTCACGCCGGCGGTGACGTCGCCTCGAGCATCGCCATCAACCGCCTCTCCGCCCTCGACCACTCGTACGATTCCCCCTCGGATGCCGAGCGGGCGCTGCGCGACGCGATCGCCGACACCGCGACACGGCTGATCGAGACGGTCAAGGCGCAGCCGGAGCTCGCGGGCATGGGCACCACCGTCAGCGCGCTGATCATGGTCGACGACTACGCGGTGCTGGCCCACATCGGCGACTCGCGGGTCTATCTCTACCGTGAGGGCACGCTGACACAGATCACCACCGACCACACGTTCGTGCAGCGGCTGGTGGACTCCGGGCGCATCACTCCGGAGGAGGCGCGGTACCACCCCCGCCGCTCCGTGCTCATGCGCGTGCTGGGCGACACCGACGCCGACCCCGAACTCGACACGTTCATCATGCCCACCCAGCCCGGCGACCGGTGGCTGCTGTGCTCGGACGGCCTTTCGGGCGTCGTCGACGACGCGCAGACCGCGAAGGCGCTCGGGCAGGGCCTGCCGCCGGGCCGCACCGCCGACACCCTTCTGCGCCAGGCCCTGGACGGCGGCGCACCCGACAACGTCACGATCGTGCTGGTCGACGTCGGCGGGCAGCACCCGGTCTTCATCGGCACCCCCACGGTCGTCGGATCCGCCTCGAACCCCACCGGCGTCGAGGTACCCGCCGCCCGCTCCACCCGGTCGGGGTGGCTGCACGCCGTACGGCAGGCGCCCAACGACCCCACGCACTTCGAGCCGGCTGCGGAGTTCCTCGAAGAGCTCATCGAGGAGGATCGCCGCCGGGCGAAGAGCCGACGCGTCTGGTGGGTCATTTCGCTCGTGGGCGTGCTCCTCGCCCTCGCGCTCGCGCTGGTCGGTGCGTACTCGTGGACGCAGACCCGGTTCTACGTCGGCGCCGACGCCGACACCGTGGTGGTCTACCGCGGCATCCAGCAGACCATCGGACCGATCTCGCTGTCGACGCCGTATGCCGACACCGGCATCGACCTCGACGATCTGCCCGCCTTCGTGCGCGACAGCGTCGAGGAGACGATCTCGGCCTCGTCGCTGACCGACGCGCAGCGCATCGTCGCCCAGCTTCGCGAGACGACGGAGGCCACGCCATGA
- a CDS encoding FHA domain-containing protein: protein MSELTLLLLRIGFLLVLWFFVFAVIYSLRADLFGVKVRKLPEPAAAAAASGTTTPGGTTPVADRNAAPTGGKPASPSPKAGGPATTGTVTRIVVTSGPKAGLELPLGNEPLTIGRSSESGLVIRDDYTSSHHARLVLWGDQWMIQDLDSTNGTWHDGQRVAAPVAIKVGAPIKVGATTFELRK, encoded by the coding sequence ATGAGTGAGCTGACCTTGCTGCTGCTGCGCATCGGATTCCTCCTGGTGCTGTGGTTCTTCGTGTTCGCGGTGATCTACTCGCTGCGCGCGGATCTGTTCGGTGTGAAGGTGCGCAAGCTCCCGGAGCCCGCGGCGGCCGCTGCCGCCTCGGGCACGACGACCCCCGGCGGCACGACCCCGGTGGCGGATAGGAACGCGGCCCCCACCGGCGGCAAGCCGGCATCGCCCTCTCCGAAGGCGGGCGGTCCGGCCACCACCGGCACCGTCACGCGCATCGTCGTCACCAGCGGCCCGAAGGCGGGCCTCGAGCTCCCGCTGGGCAACGAGCCGCTCACGATCGGCCGCTCCAGCGAGTCCGGCCTCGTGATCCGCGACGACTACACCTCCAGCCACCACGCACGTCTCGTGCTGTGGGGCGACCAGTGGATGATCCAGGACCTCGATTCCACCAACGGCACGTGGCACGACGGGCAGCGCGTCGCCGCCCCCGTCGCGATCAAGGTCGGCGCCCCCATCAAGGTCGGCGCGACGACCTTCGAGCTGCGGAAGTAA
- a CDS encoding DUF3662 and FHA domain-containing protein, producing the protein MGLLDSFEKGLERAVNGAFAKTFRSGVQPVEIASALRAELDAKAAVVSRDRILAPNTFTVRLAPSDEERMRSFGSTLGEELDTLVAQHARAQGYSFAGPVSISVTRDDQLTTGTLRVDSQTAQGSVAWRGVIDINGTRHPLVKGRTVIGRGSDADITIPDAGTSRKHVEILWDGERAMVRDLGSTNGTKLDGRRVTEAPLPPDSTVTIGRTDIVFRVVAQAQPTRPARPADATRAYDVRRGADE; encoded by the coding sequence GTGGGACTACTTGACAGCTTCGAGAAGGGGCTCGAACGCGCTGTGAACGGCGCGTTCGCGAAGACCTTCCGCAGCGGCGTTCAACCCGTCGAGATCGCCTCGGCGCTTCGCGCCGAGCTCGACGCGAAGGCCGCCGTCGTCAGCCGCGACCGCATCCTGGCGCCGAACACGTTCACCGTGCGACTGGCACCGAGTGACGAGGAGCGCATGCGCTCGTTCGGCAGCACCCTGGGCGAAGAGCTCGACACCCTCGTGGCCCAGCACGCCCGCGCGCAGGGTTACTCGTTCGCCGGACCGGTGTCGATCTCGGTCACGCGCGACGACCAGCTCACGACCGGCACCCTGCGCGTCGACTCGCAGACCGCGCAGGGCAGCGTGGCGTGGCGCGGCGTCATCGACATCAACGGCACCCGGCATCCGCTGGTGAAGGGCCGCACGGTGATCGGCCGCGGCAGCGACGCCGACATCACCATTCCCGACGCCGGCACCAGCCGCAAGCACGTCGAGATCCTCTGGGACGGCGAACGCGCCATGGTGCGCGACCTCGGTTCCACCAATGGCACCAAGCTCGACGGTCGGCGGGTGACCGAGGCGCCTCTGCCGCCGGACTCGACCGTGACGATCGGCCGCACCGACATCGTCTTCCGGGTAGTGGCACAGGCCCAGCCGACCCGCCCCGCGCGCCCGGCGGACGCCACCCGCGCCTACGACGTGCGACGGGGTGCCGATGAGTGA
- a CDS encoding lipopolysaccharide biosynthesis protein, producing MSVADAAARGGAVTLAGQLLRFGVQAIGIFVLARLIDPADFGVFAMVVAVVGIATVVGDFGLSMAAVQSRTITHQQRSNLFWTNSLLGAGLCLAGVLGAPALADFYGNEDVDPIMRMLSLTLFLSAVTAQFRAELSVQMRFGWIAAADVAAAAVALASAIIIALQGGGTWALVGQQIALVVVPVLILPLAARWVPGRPRRDEGMGALYRYGANTLGVQLFSYATSNVDSILIGRVWGAAPLGAYDRAYQLFRLPMTQIAAPMTRVALPVLSRVQTDERFTAYVHKGQLILAYCFGGMFLLLAAVADPLTELVLGPGWDAVVPIFAVLAVGGVFQGIGFVYHWVFLSLALTGLQLRWTLIGRSAMVAMMVVGVAFGPVGVAVGSTVGQVVMWALTTRFPLRRTGIAAAPLLRIAGRPLLLFAPVSAVCFTLSATLLSSWSALGQLSVLVGIFASWLALCLAVWPGVRADLHQLGNVLRRIRYR from the coding sequence ATGAGCGTCGCGGATGCCGCGGCGCGCGGCGGAGCGGTGACGCTCGCCGGTCAACTGCTCCGTTTCGGTGTGCAGGCGATCGGCATCTTCGTGCTCGCACGTCTCATCGATCCCGCGGACTTCGGTGTCTTCGCGATGGTGGTGGCGGTGGTGGGCATAGCGACCGTCGTCGGGGACTTCGGCCTCTCGATGGCGGCGGTGCAGTCGCGCACGATCACGCACCAGCAGCGGAGCAACCTGTTCTGGACGAACAGCCTGCTCGGGGCCGGGCTCTGCCTGGCCGGCGTGCTGGGCGCGCCGGCGCTGGCGGACTTCTACGGCAACGAGGACGTCGACCCGATCATGCGTATGCTGTCGCTCACGCTCTTTCTGTCGGCGGTGACCGCGCAGTTCCGCGCGGAGCTGTCGGTTCAGATGCGATTCGGGTGGATCGCCGCCGCGGACGTCGCCGCAGCAGCCGTGGCTCTGGCATCAGCGATCATCATTGCGCTGCAGGGTGGTGGCACGTGGGCGCTCGTCGGGCAGCAGATCGCGCTGGTGGTGGTGCCGGTGCTAATCCTGCCGCTCGCCGCCCGCTGGGTCCCGGGCCGGCCCCGCCGGGACGAGGGCATGGGCGCCCTCTATCGCTATGGCGCGAACACGCTGGGGGTGCAGCTGTTCTCGTACGCCACGTCGAACGTCGACAGCATCCTGATCGGACGCGTGTGGGGCGCGGCTCCGCTAGGGGCCTACGACCGCGCGTACCAGCTCTTCCGACTGCCGATGACCCAGATCGCCGCACCCATGACGCGCGTCGCCCTTCCAGTGCTCTCGCGCGTGCAGACCGACGAGCGGTTCACCGCTTACGTGCACAAGGGTCAGCTGATCCTGGCCTACTGCTTCGGCGGCATGTTCCTGCTGCTCGCGGCCGTCGCGGACCCGCTCACCGAACTGGTGCTCGGCCCCGGGTGGGACGCGGTGGTACCGATCTTCGCGGTGCTCGCGGTCGGCGGCGTGTTCCAGGGCATCGGTTTCGTCTATCACTGGGTGTTCCTCTCGCTCGCGCTCACGGGACTGCAGCTGCGGTGGACTCTGATCGGTCGCTCGGCGATGGTGGCGATGATGGTCGTCGGAGTGGCGTTCGGCCCGGTGGGGGTGGCTGTCGGGTCGACGGTCGGGCAAGTCGTGATGTGGGCGCTGACGACGCGGTTCCCCCTGCGCCGCACCGGCATCGCCGCGGCTCCGCTGCTGCGGATCGCTGGTCGCCCCCTTCTTCTCTTCGCGCCGGTGAGCGCGGTGTGCTTCACCCTTTCCGCGACGCTGCTGTCCAGCTGGAGCGCCCTGGGGCAGCTCAGCGTGCTCGTGGGCATCTTTGCGTCCTGGCTCGCCCTCTGCCTCGCGGTGTGGCCTGGCGTGCGCGCGGATCTGCACCAGCTCGGGAACGTCCTGCGTCGCATCCGCTACCGCTGA
- a CDS encoding glycosyltransferase, translated as MRVLQSVGAPGPTVKFIDQVTRDTPDDIHFVYFSWRAALAARYDVVHIHWPEFFVRSRWPAVGAVKRAVTLILLRRWRARGVPIVHTVHNLAPHSALSPRQASVVERIIGGAAVRVALNAGTPPRPGIPQVVIPHGDYRERFGQLPPAHRVPGRLLAIGRIEPYKNVPRLIRLAEQEGWELRVVGEPGPGMRRPLQEQLDALDAGHRISSVLAHVDDAALVTEVTAAQLVVLPYRDLHNSGILLVALSLNRPVLVPRNTSTEEIAAAVGDGWVCLFDGELDAADITSALAATASLDGEPALEDRSWARIAAAYADVYRRARPCHR; from the coding sequence ATGCGAGTGCTGCAATCTGTGGGAGCACCGGGACCCACCGTCAAGTTCATCGACCAAGTCACCCGTGACACCCCCGACGACATCCACTTCGTGTACTTCTCCTGGCGCGCTGCTCTGGCAGCGCGCTACGACGTCGTTCACATCCACTGGCCGGAGTTCTTCGTCCGTTCCCGCTGGCCCGCAGTCGGAGCCGTCAAGCGCGCCGTGACTCTCATCCTCCTGCGACGCTGGCGCGCCCGGGGGGTACCCATCGTCCACACGGTCCACAACCTCGCGCCACACTCGGCGCTCTCCCCCCGACAGGCGAGCGTAGTGGAGAGGATCATCGGCGGCGCCGCGGTCCGTGTCGCGCTGAACGCAGGCACCCCTCCGCGCCCGGGAATACCTCAGGTGGTCATTCCGCACGGAGACTATCGCGAGCGGTTCGGTCAGCTGCCCCCCGCGCACCGGGTGCCCGGAAGGTTGCTGGCCATCGGACGCATCGAGCCGTACAAGAACGTCCCGCGGCTCATCCGACTGGCGGAACAGGAGGGCTGGGAGCTTCGGGTCGTGGGCGAGCCTGGGCCGGGCATGCGCCGCCCGCTGCAGGAACAGCTCGACGCACTGGATGCCGGTCACCGGATCTCCTCGGTGCTCGCCCATGTCGATGACGCGGCGCTGGTGACAGAGGTCACGGCGGCGCAGTTGGTAGTCCTCCCTTATCGTGATCTGCATAATTCCGGCATCCTGCTGGTCGCACTCTCCCTGAACCGTCCAGTGCTCGTTCCCCGCAACACCTCCACGGAGGAGATCGCTGCGGCCGTCGGCGACGGGTGGGTGTGCCTCTTCGACGGCGAGCTGGACGCTGCCGACATCACTTCCGCGCTCGCGGCGACCGCAAGCCTCGACGGTGAGCCTGCGCTGGAGGACCGCTCGTGGGCCCGCATCGCGGCCGCCTACGCGGATGTGTACCGGCGAGCGCGCCCGTGTCACCGCTAG
- a CDS encoding glycosyltransferase — protein MWSLITVTYNSAPDLRTFWSHLRLEDGVEWIVVDNGSADDSVAIAESLGARVFHTGRNVGFAAANNLGLRMACGDLVLFANPDLRVQIADLTEIGRLLALHGGLISPRLTHPDGCYQYNGRGWPFLLWKVGNRLGRRDTRAQYLRTVGDREHARVVWITGAAVAARRADFEAIGTWDESYFLYNEDVELGLRALRRGLSVGVAGGIEWVHGWSRDPANWRMRAIVRELVSTVKFYRREPLFLLWPAALWRGSLDQRLRRRYGIGLDDAGAPV, from the coding sequence ATGTGGTCACTGATCACGGTGACCTACAACAGTGCACCGGACCTGCGGACCTTCTGGTCGCACCTGCGTCTGGAGGACGGCGTCGAGTGGATCGTCGTGGACAATGGCTCCGCCGACGACAGCGTCGCGATCGCCGAGAGCCTGGGAGCGCGGGTATTCCACACCGGGCGCAACGTCGGGTTCGCTGCCGCCAACAACCTGGGCCTTCGAATGGCTTGCGGTGATCTGGTGCTCTTCGCCAACCCCGACCTCCGCGTGCAGATCGCGGATCTCACCGAGATCGGGCGCCTGCTCGCGCTGCACGGCGGCCTGATCTCCCCCCGGCTCACCCACCCCGACGGGTGCTATCAGTACAACGGGCGAGGCTGGCCGTTCCTGCTGTGGAAGGTCGGCAATCGGCTGGGGCGACGGGACACCCGCGCGCAGTATCTGCGCACGGTCGGGGATCGCGAGCACGCTCGGGTCGTGTGGATCACCGGGGCCGCCGTGGCCGCCCGACGCGCGGATTTCGAGGCCATCGGAACGTGGGACGAGTCCTACTTCCTCTACAACGAGGACGTCGAGCTCGGGCTGCGCGCGCTGCGACGCGGCCTCTCCGTCGGCGTCGCGGGCGGGATCGAGTGGGTGCACGGGTGGTCTCGCGACCCGGCGAACTGGCGAATGAGGGCCATCGTGCGCGAACTGGTGTCGACGGTGAAGTTCTACCGCCGGGAGCCGCTCTTCCTGCTGTGGCCGGCCGCGCTCTGGCGAGGATCGCTCGACCAGCGCCTGCGACGACGTTACGGAATCGGTTTAGACGACGCTGGGGCCCCCGTGTGA
- a CDS encoding glycosyltransferase family 2 protein, producing the protein MIDPPLVSIVLAAYNAEAHVTGALARLTGQTYRRIEVIVVDDGSEDDTLATARRAAASDPRLRVVANSGNRGVAAARNRGTEAAAGEYIWFADVDDGWSDRFVELMVSAIQATDADVAVCSAEYRYGPRLDRREPVVRYRQRTTLTGDKAAACLLRGTGALWNKLFRRDLLGPAPFPALRSKSDHGALLRVLPRLRTVTIVRDTLYTYIQRDGSISNGGVAEPSNFLSLLTIADQSVMRMETSRALRRAAVRFRCVIIARALRETWRFARLEEDTSSELARRVRWVDLLGGHPADVRTLVTCAAAKCSPGLARTAFRTLGRSRWPEHGIVMS; encoded by the coding sequence ATGATCGACCCACCCCTCGTGAGCATCGTCCTCGCCGCATACAACGCCGAGGCGCATGTGACGGGAGCGCTGGCCCGGCTGACCGGACAGACATACCGCCGCATCGAAGTGATCGTGGTCGACGACGGATCTGAGGACGACACCCTCGCCACCGCCCGCCGGGCAGCCGCGAGCGATCCGCGGCTGCGCGTGGTGGCGAACAGCGGGAACCGCGGCGTGGCTGCCGCGCGCAACCGCGGCACCGAGGCGGCTGCCGGCGAGTACATCTGGTTCGCCGACGTCGACGATGGCTGGTCGGATCGATTCGTGGAGCTCATGGTCTCCGCAATCCAGGCCACCGACGCCGACGTGGCGGTCTGCTCCGCCGAGTACCGATACGGCCCCCGGCTCGACCGGCGCGAACCGGTCGTGCGCTATCGGCAGCGGACGACGCTCACCGGTGACAAGGCCGCCGCGTGTCTGTTGCGCGGCACCGGCGCGCTCTGGAACAAGCTCTTCCGACGAGACCTCCTGGGGCCGGCACCCTTCCCGGCCCTGCGGTCGAAGTCCGATCACGGCGCGCTGCTGCGCGTGCTTCCTCGACTGCGCACGGTGACGATCGTCAGAGACACCTTGTACACCTACATCCAGCGCGACGGATCCATCAGCAACGGTGGAGTTGCCGAGCCTTCCAACTTCCTCAGCCTGCTCACGATCGCCGACCAATCCGTAATGCGCATGGAGACGTCCCGCGCGCTGCGCCGCGCCGCTGTCCGCTTCCGCTGCGTGATAATCGCGCGAGCCCTTCGGGAGACCTGGCGATTCGCGCGGCTGGAGGAGGACACCAGTTCTGAACTGGCGCGGCGGGTGCGCTGGGTGGATCTGCTGGGCGGGCACCCGGCCGATGTCCGCACGCTGGTCACCTGCGCTGCCGCCAAGTGCTCGCCGGGGCTGGCCCGAACAGCCTTTCGCACGCTGGGGCGGTCGCGCTGGCCCGAACACGGGATCGTGATGTCGTGA
- a CDS encoding O-antigen ligase family protein: MTVAIMARTGPVAGRPATIRPLLAATVFVLLMAVTARGAIETVTGKQPAYAVQLICALLLVGVLRVRATPVPGRARRWGVYVALYALVAGGIASAIITVNTWHLGSIVAPALYIGTFSALGLLLCWGTDRTRTSDNLRVVAPAGVAVVVLQVAVGTGQQRLGWSFASGSDQASVEALVRPAGLTGSYLHYPLVLAVLAFMLFGVWMRGRSALAILGSGVAVMGVLLSYSRSGMMILAFTLLFALLFSRTASTRLATVIVGLLAGAGTLLFLQGSPVLDRALSALDIESTGNVGRLAQWQAGVEMWTQSPLVLGSHTGLVTNITRNFGGLSIGVVESSVLQQLLNLGLVGAVATYWLLFAVVRAIPATDIWVRAGAAACLAQTAVYQSIEVLPFMTLLAVLPLAFTSAPVTAQQLGRTR, translated from the coding sequence GTGACCGTCGCGATCATGGCGCGCACGGGCCCGGTCGCCGGACGACCCGCAACGATCCGGCCGCTCCTGGCTGCGACGGTGTTCGTGCTGCTGATGGCCGTGACCGCACGCGGCGCCATCGAGACCGTTACGGGCAAGCAGCCGGCCTACGCCGTGCAGCTGATCTGCGCACTGCTGCTCGTGGGCGTTCTGCGCGTTCGCGCCACCCCCGTGCCGGGCAGGGCGCGGCGATGGGGCGTCTACGTCGCGCTCTATGCCCTCGTCGCCGGCGGCATCGCATCCGCGATCATCACCGTCAACACCTGGCATCTCGGGTCGATCGTGGCGCCGGCGCTCTACATAGGCACCTTTTCCGCGTTGGGTCTCCTGCTCTGCTGGGGCACGGACCGCACCCGGACCTCCGACAACCTCCGGGTGGTGGCGCCCGCGGGGGTCGCCGTCGTGGTGTTGCAGGTGGCCGTCGGGACGGGGCAGCAGCGCTTGGGCTGGTCATTCGCGTCGGGCTCGGACCAGGCCTCGGTCGAAGCTCTGGTCCGGCCCGCAGGTCTGACCGGAAGCTACCTCCACTATCCGCTCGTGCTGGCCGTTCTTGCTTTTATGCTCTTCGGGGTATGGATGCGGGGCCGCTCGGCGCTCGCGATCCTGGGCTCGGGCGTCGCCGTGATGGGTGTGCTGCTGAGCTATTCCCGTTCGGGCATGATGATCCTCGCCTTCACCCTGCTCTTCGCCTTGCTCTTCAGTCGCACGGCGTCAACGCGTCTGGCGACCGTGATCGTCGGTCTTCTCGCAGGTGCGGGGACACTGCTGTTCCTTCAGGGGTCCCCTGTGCTCGATCGTGCTCTCAGTGCACTAGACATCGAGTCGACGGGCAACGTCGGCCGTCTGGCGCAGTGGCAGGCCGGGGTGGAGATGTGGACGCAGTCGCCTCTGGTGCTGGGCAGCCACACGGGTCTCGTGACCAACATCACGCGGAACTTCGGCGGCCTCTCGATCGGAGTAGTCGAGTCCAGCGTCCTCCAGCAGCTGCTCAACCTGGGCCTCGTCGGCGCGGTGGCCACGTATTGGCTGCTCTTCGCGGTGGTCCGCGCCATCCCCGCCACAGACATCTGGGTGCGCGCGGGAGCCGCCGCGTGCCTCGCCCAGACCGCCGTCTACCAGTCGATCGAGGTGCTGCCATTCATGACGCTGCTGGCCGTCCTGCCGCTGGCGTTCACCTCCGCGCCGGTCACGGCGCAGCAACTCGGGAGGACTCGATGA
- a CDS encoding polysaccharide pyruvyl transferase family protein, which yields MSGQYDNLGDALLRRAFVHALSADYRWHVYVGDAPADYLAALQLPPDAALYRSFSRWLLIASLRMLRPRRARFLSNPGEISSSRTEFGLGVASAWLLLLGRLVGNPGFRVGLGARDRVLPASVGHEVAARLARRNTWRDEESRRMYGRGEVSPDWAFSLSPRPPDEERRYVALVYRADWPLPSDEVLQSVVSWSRRHGLEPVAVSQALRDHEGTAALAQRLGLRHVGTDTRSLTVLERQVRALYSAAAVVVGNRVHGLIVGAVDGAAPAIVIGHPDVKLARTLRAAGLCAHDGVTVDAPHAVGPYLDLVHAQRTADGAAVLRADAALRRLADAVNGARS from the coding sequence TTGTCCGGCCAGTACGACAATCTCGGCGACGCCCTGCTGCGCCGCGCCTTCGTGCACGCGCTCAGCGCTGACTACCGCTGGCATGTCTACGTGGGCGACGCCCCCGCTGACTACCTCGCCGCCCTGCAACTGCCACCCGACGCTGCGCTGTATCGCTCGTTCTCCCGCTGGCTCCTCATTGCTTCACTGCGCATGTTGCGCCCCCGCCGGGCGCGGTTCCTGTCCAACCCTGGCGAGATCTCCTCGAGTCGCACCGAGTTCGGGCTCGGGGTGGCGTCGGCTTGGCTCCTGCTGCTGGGTCGCTTGGTGGGCAATCCCGGCTTCCGAGTAGGCCTCGGTGCTCGGGATCGCGTGCTTCCCGCGAGCGTCGGCCACGAAGTCGCGGCACGATTGGCGCGCCGCAACACGTGGCGCGATGAAGAATCACGGCGCATGTACGGTCGCGGCGAGGTCTCTCCCGACTGGGCCTTCTCCCTGTCCCCGCGGCCACCGGATGAAGAGCGGCGCTACGTCGCACTGGTGTATCGGGCAGACTGGCCGCTGCCATCGGACGAGGTGCTGCAGTCCGTCGTGTCGTGGTCCCGCCGCCACGGACTCGAACCGGTCGCGGTGAGCCAGGCTCTGCGCGATCACGAGGGAACGGCGGCGCTCGCCCAGAGGCTCGGCCTGCGTCACGTGGGGACGGACACCCGAAGCCTCACCGTCCTCGAGCGTCAGGTGCGCGCACTGTACAGCGCCGCGGCGGTCGTCGTCGGCAACCGCGTCCACGGCCTCATTGTCGGCGCGGTCGACGGGGCTGCGCCGGCGATCGTGATCGGACACCCCGACGTCAAGCTCGCCCGCACGCTGAGGGCGGCAGGCTTGTGCGCCCACGACGGGGTCACCGTCGACGCTCCGCACGCGGTGGGCCCCTACCTCGATCTGGTCCACGCTCAGCGGACGGCCGACGGCGCCGCGGTCCTGCGCGCCGACGCGGCGCTGCGCCGTCTTGCGGATGCCGTGAACGGGGCGAGATCGTGA